From the genome of Spinacia oleracea cultivar Varoflay chromosome 2, BTI_SOV_V1, whole genome shotgun sequence, one region includes:
- the LOC130467824 gene encoding uncharacterized protein: protein MNCKNNGFSGSAFFKLFWIAANAHNEYVYGKALEKITAHDPNAAAYLDTCQEQWSRHMFDPAVCCDHNTTNFVESFNACTKPYRDMPVFSLLEAIRKWCMERVGARFDMAIDMEDGQLTEYAKKEVDERTGESRFCYATACGGGEFEVRDAHVNFPIRLSTRSCGCGKWQISGIPCKHALRVIYDQRLNPIDFVSPFFKSAAYKLTYADHIHPMSDPTQWPNFSLPTIQPPVIKRQAGRPAKKRKRGPNEPRKGKRNSNVKCGKCREFGHNSRTCKNGGPSTGPSTSAAAGASTSQGGSRGRKRANTAT, encoded by the exons ATGAATTGCAAAAACAATGGATTTAGTGGATCTGCTTTCTTCAAACTGTTTTGGATAGCTGCAAATGCACACAATGAGTATGTGTATGGTAAAGCATTAGAGAAGATCACTGCTCATGATCCAAATGCTGCTGCATACTTGGACACATGCCAGGAGCAGTGGTCCAGGCATATGTTTGACCCTGCTGtttgttgtgatcacaacacaacaaactttgtggagtcattcaatgcatgcacaaaaccatacagagacaTGCCTGTATTCTCATTGTTGGAAG CAATCAGAAAGTGGTGTATGGAGAGGGTTGGGGCAAGATTTGACATGGCAATTGATATGGAGGATGGTCAGTTGACTGAGTATGCCAAGAAAGAGGTGGATGAAAGAACAGGAGAGTCTAGGTTCTGCTATGCTACAGCCTGTGGTGGGGGGGAATTTGAGGTCAGAGATGCACATGTGAACTTCCCCATCAGGTTATCAACTAGAAGCTGTGGGTGTGGGAAGTGGCAAATTTCTGGAATCCCCTGCAAGCATGCACTCAGGGTGATTTATGACCAAAGGCTGAACCCCATTGATTTTGTCTCCCCATTCTTCAAGTCTGCTGCATACAAGCTTACATATGCAGACCACATTCACCCCATGTCAGACCCAACACAGTGGCCTAACTTTTCTCTCCCTACCATTCAGCCTCCAGTCATCAAAAGACAAGCTGGCAGACCtgctaagaagagaaagagaggaccAAATGAACCCAGGAAGGGGAAGAGAAACAGCAATGTGAAATGTGGAAAGTGCAGGGAGTTTGGTCATAACTCAAGGACATGTAAGAATGGAGGACCAAGCACTGGGCCAAGCACTTCAGCAGCAGCAGGAGCAAGTACATCACAAGGGGGTTCAAGGGGGAGGAAAAGAGCAAACACAGCAACTTAA